In Paraburkholderia terrae, a genomic segment contains:
- a CDS encoding LLM class flavin-dependent oxidoreductase, with amino-acid sequence MSVEFIGMIQQRKVSETHLPQGPAIDTDYVRAFAQAHENAGFDRILVPHSSTSPDATITIAYAASVTSRVHFMLAHRPGFVAPTLAARQLATLDHFSGGRLAVHFISGGSDEDQRRDGDYLAHDERYARTDEYLQILRRVWTENQPFDHEGRFYRFEKAFSDVKPKQTPHVPIYFGGASEAALAVAGKHADVYALWGESKQQVAELIGRVRAEAAKHGRNVRFSVSFRPILASTEKAAWERAEHILEETRRLRVEQGFSRGGPQQSEGAKRLLAASGDGVRADDRLWTAVAKEIGGRSNSTALVGTPAQVAQTLSEYYELGVTTFLVRGFDPLEDAIDYGRELIPTTRELTARIRRAA; translated from the coding sequence GTGAGCGTCGAATTCATCGGCATGATCCAGCAGCGCAAGGTATCGGAAACGCATCTGCCCCAAGGCCCCGCGATCGATACCGACTATGTGCGCGCCTTCGCGCAGGCCCACGAGAACGCGGGCTTCGATCGCATACTCGTGCCGCACAGTTCGACGAGCCCCGACGCGACCATCACGATTGCATATGCGGCGAGCGTAACGTCGCGCGTTCACTTCATGCTTGCGCACCGTCCCGGCTTCGTCGCGCCGACGCTGGCCGCGCGGCAACTGGCTACTTTGGATCATTTCTCCGGCGGACGTCTCGCCGTCCACTTCATCTCCGGCGGCAGCGACGAGGACCAGCGCCGCGACGGCGACTATCTCGCGCACGACGAACGCTATGCGCGCACCGACGAATATCTGCAGATCCTGCGGCGCGTCTGGACCGAAAACCAACCGTTCGATCATGAAGGCCGTTTCTATCGCTTTGAAAAGGCTTTCTCCGATGTGAAGCCGAAGCAGACACCGCATGTGCCGATCTATTTCGGCGGCGCTTCAGAGGCTGCGCTCGCCGTCGCGGGCAAGCACGCCGATGTCTACGCGCTGTGGGGCGAATCGAAACAACAGGTCGCGGAACTGATCGGGCGCGTACGTGCCGAAGCGGCAAAGCATGGCCGCAACGTGCGCTTCTCGGTGTCGTTCCGTCCGATTCTCGCGTCGACGGAAAAGGCTGCGTGGGAACGCGCCGAGCACATTCTCGAAGAAACACGGCGTCTGCGCGTCGAACAGGGTTTTTCGCGCGGCGGTCCGCAACAGAGCGAAGGTGCGAAGCGCCTGCTGGCCGCATCGGGAGACGGCGTGCGCGCCGACGACCGGCTGTGGACGGCAGTCGCGAAGGAAATTGGCGGACGCTCGAATTCGACGGCGCTCGTCGGCACACCGGCGCAGGTCGCGCAAACGCTCTCCGAGTACTACGAACTCGGCGTGACGACCTTCCTGGTTCGCGGCTTCGATCCGCTCGAAGAT
- a CDS encoding gamma-butyrobetaine hydroxylase-like domain-containing protein produces the protein MKTPRHIEIDQAAHTLTLHWPDGATQCVTHRVLRQLCPCAECKRLRLRGAEPVVPDDIAVLDVRPAGYGVQLLFSDSHERGIFPWEFLERLPATL, from the coding sequence ATGAAAACGCCCCGGCACATCGAGATCGACCAAGCAGCGCACACGTTGACGCTGCATTGGCCCGACGGCGCGACACAGTGTGTCACGCATCGCGTGTTGCGGCAGCTTTGCCCTTGCGCCGAATGCAAGCGTCTACGCCTGCGTGGTGCTGAGCCCGTCGTCCCGGACGACATCGCCGTGCTGGACGTTCGCCCCGCCGGATACGGCGTCCAACTGCTGTTCAGCGACAGCCACGAACGTGGCATTTTCCCGTGGGAATTTCTGGAACGCTTGCCAGCAACGCTCTGA
- a CDS encoding HEAT repeat domain-containing protein, which yields MTDPTILTYDPQTLAPEAAALLPRLADADAVVRRIALLELADLEDPDALQPIVAALKHDESADVRSEAARVLGAWEQREIVAALCEALTDAERDVREAAASSLSALKDASSGEVLCAWVDHPEPFVKAAILRALRELRYADAFSAAVRALDHDDPGVRIEAVGVLGWLKDSRALVPLARVATRDTSAEIRRAAVGALGFAPADDAAIADALLHTLADSAWQVREEAATTLGKLRVQSARDTLIAALDDAYWQVRLRAARALGQLGDRAAAQPLVALLPHTISNLRKEAALALGELRDPSVIPPLEHALNDADPEVRKAVRIALQQIGQSAR from the coding sequence ATGACCGACCCGACCATTCTGACCTACGATCCCCAAACACTCGCGCCAGAAGCGGCGGCGTTACTGCCGCGTCTCGCGGATGCCGATGCCGTCGTGCGACGCATCGCGCTGCTCGAACTCGCCGACCTCGAAGACCCCGATGCGCTGCAACCCATCGTCGCCGCGCTGAAGCACGATGAGTCCGCCGACGTGCGCAGCGAAGCGGCGCGCGTGCTCGGCGCATGGGAGCAACGGGAGATCGTCGCGGCGTTGTGCGAGGCGTTGACCGATGCGGAACGCGATGTGCGCGAAGCGGCTGCGTCGAGTCTGTCGGCGTTGAAGGACGCGTCTTCCGGCGAAGTGTTGTGCGCGTGGGTCGATCATCCCGAGCCGTTCGTGAAAGCGGCCATACTGCGCGCATTGCGCGAACTGCGTTATGCCGACGCGTTTTCAGCCGCAGTACGCGCGCTCGATCACGACGATCCAGGCGTACGCATCGAAGCTGTCGGCGTGCTCGGCTGGCTCAAGGACTCACGCGCGCTCGTGCCGCTCGCGCGTGTCGCGACGCGTGACACCAGCGCGGAGATTCGCCGCGCGGCCGTCGGCGCATTGGGTTTCGCGCCAGCGGACGATGCCGCGATAGCCGACGCGCTGCTGCATACGCTCGCCGATTCGGCGTGGCAAGTCCGCGAAGAAGCCGCAACGACGCTAGGCAAGCTGCGTGTGCAATCCGCCCGCGACACGCTGATTGCCGCGCTCGATGACGCCTACTGGCAAGTGCGCCTGCGCGCGGCGCGAGCTTTGGGTCAACTGGGCGACCGCGCCGCCGCGCAGCCGCTCGTCGCACTTCTTCCACACACGATCAGCAACTTGCGCAAGGAAGCGGCGCTCGCGCTAGGCGAACTGCGCGACCCATCAGTGATACCCCCGCTGGAACACGCACTCAACGACGCCGATCCCGAAGTCCGCAAGGCTGTGCGGATCGCGTTGCAGCAGATCGGGCAAAGCGCGCGATGA
- a CDS encoding ABC transporter ATP-binding protein, with protein sequence MSSVAIEAATTAASISVRGLAVEVGPPHARIATLDGLDVDIAPGQFVCVLGPSGCGKSTLLGAIAGHIAATQGMIAVDDEAVDRPHPERGLVFQQHTLFPWKRVIDNVAFGLKMKGLGASERRRQAAELLELVGLGGFDSHYPAQLSGGMQQRVEIARVLINRPRVLLMDEPFGALDAQTRRMMQTLLLDIWAKVRTTIVFVTHDIEEALFLADRILMLSQRPARVVADIPVPLPRPRRDDTTLDPAFIDIKRQCLALLREMA encoded by the coding sequence ATGAGCAGCGTCGCCATTGAAGCCGCCACCACGGCGGCCAGCATCAGCGTGCGCGGGCTGGCCGTCGAAGTCGGGCCGCCGCATGCACGCATCGCGACGCTCGACGGCCTCGACGTCGATATCGCGCCCGGTCAGTTCGTCTGCGTGCTCGGCCCTTCGGGCTGCGGCAAGTCGACCTTGCTCGGCGCGATAGCGGGCCACATCGCCGCGACGCAAGGCATGATCGCCGTCGACGATGAAGCTGTCGACCGTCCGCATCCCGAACGCGGCCTCGTGTTTCAGCAGCACACGCTGTTTCCGTGGAAGCGCGTCATCGACAATGTCGCCTTCGGTCTCAAGATGAAGGGACTCGGCGCGAGCGAGCGGCGCAGGCAGGCTGCGGAACTGCTGGAACTCGTCGGGCTCGGCGGCTTCGACTCGCACTATCCGGCGCAGCTATCGGGCGGCATGCAGCAGCGCGTCGAGATCGCGCGCGTGCTGATCAACCGGCCGCGCGTGCTGTTGATGGACGAGCCATTCGGCGCGCTCGACGCGCAAACGCGCCGCATGATGCAGACGTTGCTGCTCGATATCTGGGCGAAGGTGCGCACCACTATCGTGTTCGTCACACACGACATCGAAGAAGCGCTGTTTCTCGCCGACCGTATCCTGATGCTTTCGCAGCGCCCGGCACGCGTGGTCGCGGATATTCCTGTGCCGTTGCCGCGCCCGCGCCGCGACGATACGACGCTCGACCCCGCCTTCATCGATATCAAGCGCCAGTGCCTTGCACTGCTGCGCGAGATGGCATGA
- a CDS encoding ABC transporter permease, translated as MAATFELRDRRESTRQRAPRFAPTTKRRVWRAASLAACVALWQLAVYFRLSAGFITFANVPAPSDALPALWSLLHSPKLPMHLAASIWRVLAGFCVAAVVGVGLGLAIGRYRAVEDTALPALEVLRPIPAVAWIPLAILMFPSSELSMMFITFIGALFPILLNTVHGVEGVDPRLVATARSLGTKPLALYTEVILPGAAPAIFTGLAIGMGTAWFCLVTAEMIAGQYGIGYFTWESYTLQNYPDIVVGMALIGALGMGSSVLVKRLGVALTPWYRLQETRR; from the coding sequence ATGGCCGCCACCTTTGAACTCCGCGACAGACGCGAATCGACACGCCAGCGCGCGCCCCGCTTCGCCCCAACGACCAAACGTCGCGTATGGCGCGCGGCGTCGCTCGCCGCATGCGTCGCGCTCTGGCAACTGGCCGTGTACTTCAGGCTGTCGGCAGGCTTCATCACGTTCGCGAACGTGCCCGCGCCTTCCGATGCCCTGCCCGCCCTGTGGTCGCTGCTGCATTCGCCGAAGCTGCCGATGCATCTGGCCGCAAGCATCTGGCGCGTGCTGGCGGGCTTCTGTGTCGCGGCTGTGGTCGGCGTCGGCCTCGGTCTCGCGATCGGCCGCTACCGCGCCGTCGAAGATACCGCGCTGCCCGCGCTCGAAGTGCTGCGCCCAATTCCCGCCGTCGCGTGGATACCGCTCGCGATCCTGATGTTTCCGTCATCGGAACTCAGCATGATGTTCATCACGTTCATCGGCGCACTGTTCCCGATCCTGCTCAACACCGTGCATGGCGTGGAAGGCGTCGATCCACGGCTTGTTGCGACGGCTCGGAGCCTCGGTACGAAACCGCTTGCGCTCTATACGGAAGTGATACTGCCGGGCGCCGCGCCCGCGATTTTCACGGGCCTCGCAATCGGCATGGGGACCGCGTGGTTTTGTCTCGTGACGGCTGAAATGATCGCGGGCCAATACGGCATCGGCTATTTCACGTGGGAGTCGTACACGTTGCAGAACTACCCGGATATCGTCGTCGGCATGGCGCTGATCGGCGCGCTCGGAATGGGCAGCAGCGTGCTCGTCAAACGTCTCGGTGTCGCGCTGACGCCGTGGTACAGACTGCAGGAGACCCGCCGATGA
- a CDS encoding ABC transporter substrate-binding protein, which produces MTLRHALPHFISVASLALAFTAGSAHAETIRVAIGTQDTTINCATGGLLIRELNLLDKYLPHTGKYKDVTYDVQWKDFTSGAPITNEMVAGKLDFGVMADFPGSLNGAAFQKAGRKSEFITVLSGSVEGSGNGIVVPENSPIRSIADLKGKTISVPFASTSHGMLLRAIKAQGWNPETDVNIITQAPEVAGSALKANKIDAHADFVPFADLFPYRGIARKIYDGAQSHVPTYHGALVDAAYAQKYPEVVVAYLRAAIEANRLIAQDPEKYSLLIQKTTGIEAPVDYLYHGPLGLQTRDLTWKPEYRQATATAIETLKLLKKTDVDLDVNTFIDDRYIRQAFKESGLDYDAALKNYAKQPLVANDAVTGKPIRDFNDVAQVWLDNEAKVRNYASVDEAFGALGKIEQSGGKVRAVFVHDHANGLKLFANQAWYVKDAHGAITAFLLKAGADQYAQQVSGSVVDYAAAKTGAAQAVASR; this is translated from the coding sequence ATGACCCTCCGCCACGCTCTACCGCATTTCATTTCCGTTGCTTCCCTCGCCCTCGCATTCACTGCTGGCTCGGCGCATGCCGAAACGATCCGCGTCGCCATCGGCACGCAGGACACGACGATCAACTGCGCGACAGGCGGCCTGCTGATCCGTGAACTGAATCTGCTCGACAAGTATCTGCCGCACACGGGCAAATACAAGGACGTGACCTACGACGTGCAATGGAAGGACTTCACGTCCGGTGCGCCGATCACGAACGAGATGGTCGCAGGCAAGCTCGACTTCGGCGTGATGGCGGATTTTCCGGGCTCGCTGAACGGCGCGGCGTTCCAGAAAGCGGGCCGCAAGAGCGAGTTCATTACCGTATTGTCTGGCAGCGTGGAGGGCAGCGGCAACGGCATCGTCGTGCCTGAGAATTCGCCGATCCGTTCGATCGCCGACCTCAAGGGCAAAACGATTTCCGTGCCGTTCGCCTCGACGTCGCACGGCATGCTGCTGCGCGCGATCAAGGCACAAGGCTGGAACCCCGAAACGGACGTGAACATCATCACGCAAGCGCCGGAAGTGGCGGGCAGCGCGCTGAAGGCGAACAAGATCGACGCGCATGCGGACTTCGTGCCGTTCGCGGATCTGTTTCCTTATCGCGGCATCGCGCGCAAGATTTACGACGGCGCGCAAAGCCATGTGCCCACGTATCACGGCGCGCTCGTCGATGCAGCCTATGCGCAGAAGTACCCCGAAGTGGTCGTCGCGTATCTGCGCGCCGCCATCGAGGCGAACCGTCTGATCGCGCAAGACCCCGAGAAATACAGCTTGCTGATCCAGAAGACGACGGGCATCGAAGCACCCGTCGATTATCTGTATCACGGCCCGCTTGGCCTTCAGACACGCGACCTCACATGGAAGCCGGAGTACCGGCAGGCCACGGCGACCGCAATCGAAACGCTCAAGCTGCTGAAGAAAACGGACGTCGATCTGGATGTGAACACGTTCATCGACGACCGCTATATCCGCCAGGCGTTCAAGGAGTCCGGTCTCGACTACGACGCCGCACTGAAGAACTACGCGAAGCAACCGCTCGTCGCCAACGACGCCGTGACAGGCAAGCCAATTCGCGACTTCAACGACGTCGCCCAGGTGTGGCTCGACAACGAAGCGAAGGTCCGCAATTACGCCTCGGTGGATGAAGCGTTCGGGGCGCTCGGCAAGATCGAGCAGTCGGGCGGCAAGGTGCGCGCCGTGTTCGTTCACGATCACGCAAACGGCCTAAAGCTGTTCGCGAACCAGGCGTGGTACGTGAAGGACGCACATGGCGCGATCACCGCCTTCCTGCTGAAAGCCGGTGCCGACCAGTACGCGCAACAGGTGTCAGGCTCCGTCGTCGATTATGCCGCCGCGAAAACGGGCGCGGCGCAAGCCGTCGCGTCGCGCTGA
- a CDS encoding 4Fe-4S dicluster domain-containing protein produces the protein MSFTPHDILHRSAAPVTIDESKCIADKGCTVCVDVCPLDLLAIDVSKGKAYMQFDECWYCMPCEQDCPTGAVKVDIPYLLR, from the coding sequence ATGTCCTTCACCCCACACGACATTCTTCATCGAAGCGCGGCACCCGTCACGATCGACGAAAGCAAATGCATCGCCGATAAAGGCTGCACGGTATGCGTGGACGTGTGCCCGCTCGATCTGCTCGCGATCGACGTCAGCAAAGGCAAGGCCTATATGCAGTTCGATGAATGCTGGTACTGCATGCCGTGCGAACAGGATTGCCCGACGGGCGCCGTGAAAGTCGATATTCCTTATCTGCTGCGCTAG
- a CDS encoding fumarate reductase/succinate dehydrogenase flavoprotein subunit, producing the protein MNTHVLEYDIVVVGGGTAGPMAAVKAKEANPNLKVLLLEKANVKRSGAISMGMDGLNNAVIPGHATPEQYTREITIANDGIVDQAAVYAYAKHSFKTIEELDRWGVKFEKDGTGDYAVKKVHHMGSYVLPMPEGHDIKKVLYRQLKRARIAITNRIVATRLLTDAQGNVNGVMGFDCRTAEFYVVRAKAVILSCGAAGRLGLPASGYLMGTYENPTNAGDGYAMAYHAGAALANLECFQINPLIKDYNGPACAYVTGPLGGFTANGKGERFIECDYWSGQMMWEFYQELQSGNGPVFLKLDHLAEETIQTIEQILHTNERPSRGRFHAGRGTDYRQQMVEMHISEIGFCSGHSASGVYVNERAETTVGGLYAAGDMAAVPHNYMLGAFTYGWFAGQSAAAFVAGREHAPLDQEQIDAEHTRVYAPLEREHGLAPAQVEYKLRRMVNDYLQPPKVTRKMEIGLQRFEEIADDIASVKATHPHELMRAAEVRAIRDCAEMAARASLYRTESRWGLYHHRVDYPQRNDADWFCHTHLRKDASGRMTSEKRAVEPYIVPLDERERGSYSNLRIHDDKPDPRANAQALADVTA; encoded by the coding sequence ATGAACACCCATGTACTCGAATACGACATCGTCGTGGTCGGCGGTGGAACGGCGGGACCGATGGCCGCTGTCAAGGCGAAGGAAGCCAATCCGAACCTGAAGGTCTTGCTGCTCGAAAAAGCCAACGTCAAACGCAGCGGTGCGATATCGATGGGCATGGACGGTCTGAACAATGCCGTCATTCCGGGCCATGCGACACCCGAGCAATACACGCGCGAAATCACGATCGCCAACGACGGCATCGTCGATCAGGCCGCCGTCTACGCCTACGCGAAGCACAGCTTCAAGACCATCGAGGAACTCGACCGTTGGGGCGTGAAGTTCGAAAAGGACGGCACGGGCGATTACGCGGTCAAGAAAGTGCATCACATGGGCTCGTATGTGCTGCCAATGCCCGAAGGACACGACATCAAGAAAGTGCTGTACCGGCAACTGAAACGCGCGCGCATCGCGATCACGAATCGCATCGTTGCGACGCGCCTGTTGACCGACGCGCAGGGCAATGTGAATGGCGTGATGGGATTCGATTGCCGCACGGCCGAGTTCTACGTGGTTCGTGCGAAAGCAGTGATTCTGTCGTGCGGCGCGGCGGGCCGGCTCGGCTTGCCCGCCTCCGGCTACCTGATGGGCACGTACGAGAACCCGACCAACGCAGGCGATGGCTACGCGATGGCCTATCACGCGGGCGCGGCGCTGGCGAATCTCGAATGCTTCCAGATCAACCCGTTGATCAAGGACTATAACGGCCCCGCCTGCGCGTATGTGACGGGTCCGCTGGGCGGCTTCACGGCGAACGGTAAAGGCGAACGCTTTATCGAATGCGATTACTGGAGCGGGCAGATGATGTGGGAGTTCTATCAGGAACTCCAGAGCGGCAACGGCCCGGTGTTTCTCAAGCTCGATCACCTCGCCGAAGAAACCATCCAGACCATCGAGCAGATCCTGCACACGAACGAACGTCCAAGCCGTGGGCGCTTTCACGCGGGACGCGGCACCGATTACCGGCAGCAGATGGTCGAGATGCATATCTCCGAGATCGGCTTTTGCAGCGGGCACAGCGCGTCGGGCGTGTACGTCAACGAGCGCGCCGAGACGACGGTGGGCGGCCTTTACGCTGCCGGTGACATGGCCGCCGTGCCGCACAACTACATGCTCGGTGCGTTCACATATGGCTGGTTTGCAGGTCAGAGCGCAGCCGCCTTCGTTGCGGGCCGCGAACACGCGCCGCTCGATCAAGAACAGATCGATGCCGAACACACGCGCGTCTATGCGCCGCTCGAACGCGAGCATGGGCTTGCGCCTGCGCAGGTCGAGTACAAGCTGCGCCGCATGGTCAACGACTATCTGCAGCCGCCCAAGGTGACGCGCAAGATGGAAATCGGCCTGCAACGCTTCGAGGAAATCGCCGACGACATCGCGTCGGTCAAGGCCACGCATCCGCATGAACTGATGCGCGCCGCCGAAGTCCGTGCCATCCGCGATTGCGCCGAAATGGCCGCGCGGGCGTCGCTGTATCGCACGGAAAGCCGCTGGGGCCTGTATCACCATCGCGTCGATTATCCGCAGCGCAACGACGCCGACTGGTTCTGCCATACGCATCTGCGCAAGGATGCATCGGGCCGCATGACCAGCGAGAAACGCGCGGTCGAGCCATACATCGTGCCGCTCGACGAACGTGAACGCGGCTCATACAGCAACCTGCGCATTCACGACGACAAACCCGATCCGCGCGCGAACGCCCAGGCGCTCGCCGATGTGACCGCCTGA
- a CDS encoding GntR family transcriptional regulator, with product MSKPASPLAPVASVPLYAQIKDALRVQILDGTYAPHSQMPSEHELCAMYGVSRITVRQALGDLQKEGLLFKLHGKGTFVSKPKAFQNVSSLQGFAEAMSSMGYEIVNQLRSFRVVEADRNVAARLGLEEGAPVTEIHRVRLLNREPVSLELTWLPEALGTRLANADLVTRDIFLILENDCGVPLGHADVAIDAILADDEIVDALRVEEGSPVLRIDRLTHDAAGTPIDYEHLYFRGDAFQYRFRIDREKAGKNAKHKATRNAR from the coding sequence ATGTCGAAACCGGCCAGCCCCCTCGCCCCCGTCGCCTCCGTTCCGCTCTACGCGCAGATCAAAGATGCGCTGCGCGTGCAGATTCTCGACGGCACCTATGCGCCGCATTCGCAGATGCCGTCCGAGCACGAACTCTGCGCGATGTACGGCGTGAGCCGCATCACCGTACGCCAGGCGCTCGGCGACCTGCAAAAAGAAGGCCTGTTGTTCAAGCTGCACGGTAAAGGCACGTTCGTATCGAAACCCAAGGCGTTTCAGAACGTGAGTTCGCTGCAGGGCTTTGCGGAAGCGATGTCGTCGATGGGCTATGAGATCGTCAACCAGCTGCGCAGCTTTCGCGTCGTGGAAGCCGATCGCAACGTGGCCGCGCGCCTCGGCCTCGAAGAAGGCGCGCCCGTCACGGAAATCCATCGCGTGCGGCTGCTCAACCGCGAGCCCGTATCGCTCGAACTGACGTGGCTTCCCGAAGCGCTCGGCACGCGCCTGGCGAATGCCGATCTCGTCACGCGCGACATCTTCCTGATCCTCGAAAACGACTGCGGCGTGCCGCTCGGCCATGCGGATGTCGCGATCGACGCGATCCTCGCCGACGACGAAATCGTCGACGCGCTGCGGGTCGAGGAAGGCAGCCCCGTGTTGCGCATCGACCGACTCACGCACGACGCGGCAGGCACGCCGATCGACTACGAACATCTGTACTTTCGCGGCGATGCGTTTCAGTACCGCTTCCGTATCGACCGCGAAAAAGCGGGCAAAAACGCGAAGCACAAAGCAACGAGGAATGCACGATGA